ATCATGATATTTAACTTATATTTGGAAATATAagttgaaaatacaaaaaaaattctttgttattttaaagatgtAGATTTAGTCCATAATTATTAGGTATTTTCGAATATTTCCTCTTCAATCTGCATAATAAAAATGGATGCCTCATTGATCCTCATTGCCtcacgtcttgtggtgccaccCCAAAAAGGTTAAAAACCGCTGCCCTCTGCTACAaggatcagttctgacttctatctcttttctactctttccaTAATGTTAGAATAAACTGGTGAGAATCGAGCAGGAATGTGAGATTAACATAGAGCTCTTGCTGAAATGAACAGCTTAAAGGCACAGGGCCCTTTAAGATATGGAATGCTATTGAATGATTTTGGTATTAATCAAAGCATTGACAAAATAGCTGTCTGCAAATGAAACTGATAGTATAAAAGGTAGTTTGTGATAAATAGCTACTCTCCCAACCAAAAAGATTTGAAGTGTATATTACGTGCTTGTTTGTGAACTGACTCATATTCGTCGCAAATACAGCAGACTCTGAATATTTAGAGAATAGAGCATACCATTGACTGGTTATAAATAGTTTCAGTTGATGAAAGACAATTTTTAGTGTTGGGGAGCAGATGGTATACGTAGAtgatacacatacacaaacctCTTACCCCATACCGACCACACCCACACATAAAGATTCAATCATCATTAACTACATAGCATTCAAACAGCCAAGTGTACAAAAGACCTGCTGATGCCACTAACATCTATGGCTTTGTCATGGAAATGGTGATAATTTGTGTGGTGTGTTTAAGTGAAATGCACTTTAGTATTTTATTGTGAGTGGTGTGTTTGGGTGATGGGCTCGTTCCCTCAGGAGTTGAAATCTCTGACCAACATTAAAACGATGGATTCACTATGACGTCTGAATGTTTACtctaaattcagattttttataaatattaattgcTGTTATGATTAAAGTGGTCATaaggtgtttttctgtgtctttggtgtgttataatttGCCCATCcttgtattagacacgtaaaattgcaaaaatgtaagtgtcggaacaaaagatgcattcaatCAATTATAATGACATTTGAGTGTAATAGTGGTGTCCCATTTCTTAGGGGAATGTTTTTGCCCGTCCCCTTGCCACTCTGTTTTAAGGGGTAGGCGAAGGGGTATAAAATTGATTTTGGATTGGCACATATTTTGATGGCTCACCCCTAATGAGCAGCCCAAAGGTGACCGTgacaaacaatgaaaaacaaacatgacatttaCGCTGGGGTTTTTTCTCTGCATGCAGCTGATGTTCACTATTTTTGACACTACACAGTCCCATTAGAGAAGACAAGccacatcatttcaaatgaatTGGATCCTTTGTGGCGATTGAGAATGGCCAAGCTCCTTAGGAGGCTTGCCAATTGGCCGTGCACCATCCAAATAGACCGCTCTGTTCTTTTACAGCATAATCATAGTTTTCAGTTTCAGGTTTACTGGGATCAACCCATCTGCAGCCCAATCCTTGTGCAATCCCAGAGGAATTGGAAGCTTGTTTTTGGCCAGACACTTGTCATCGTGCAGAATGCAAATTGCTGCCAGTGGTACGAAATGCAATTAAACCAAAGAGTCAAAGACCTAAAGATAGCCTAATTGAATCTGATCGCACTTGTCTGAATTGGCTGCCGtacgtgtttgtttttgttgctcCCAAGAGCGATGGGTAGACAAATGGTATCGGGTTTAATTTTAGAGACTTGCAGATAGTCTGTACTGCTTTTTAATCTCCTCTCACGTGCATGCAGAGAACACGGTTTATGGAGATGGATATGataagtaaatgaataaatagcTGTGACTGTGAGATGCCTGAGCCCCGAGCACTGCTACACTGTCCTGGATGTCTTGGTGGATCAGTGACCAGCTATTCTAGGTTTAATCTGAGTAGACAGCCTGCGGTGAGAGATACACGGTTGTATTCTTAAACTTTCACTACTTGCCTCTCACACACGAAGAAAGTCAAGTGGAGGAGGGGATTGTTGCACTGGGTGGATTATGGGATCTCGTAGATGTTACAATAAAATGGAGAACATTTCCACAGTTCCTTGATTTTGGGAAACATTTTCAAGATCTTTTCTAAAAGTCCTGCTCTGTAGATATACTTTGTATAGAGAGAAAAGTATAATCACTTATCACAGCAAGAATGCTTACAGGAAGCGGTTCTTCTCATAAAACTGCATTCAGAAGTGAATCACTTAACGACAAACCCACACAGCTGTTTGTTATTTGGGAAGAAATCTTGAGGACTTTTTAGGGAAACCGAATGCTGAAAGTAAAAATTTGCTActcatttaaaatggtttataaATCAATGTTGTTTAGGTTCTCGGAGACAGCCGTGGGTACAGCTTCAGAGGAAAGCCATCCGGCCAACCCTAAATACCTCCCAAATCGCCCTCACTGCCCTGCTCACAGCATCCCGTAGTCAGTATGAGCTCGGGGGCTTCCCCTACCCCCTCGCTTTAGAGACCAACTCAACGGGTGAgttcaaaacatgttttctcttgTAGGTATGGcatctttctctcttcaaacAGTAACTACATAGAATATGTAAATTGTGGCATGGTGAGGGTAAATCTGTTTTGTTGTTATGGTCTGTCTTGATTTAGGGTCCAACAGTAGCTGGGTGGAGTTGACAGCTATAGTGGCGATGTGTGCACAGCTCACCGGCCCCAATGACACTGAGGTTCATGTGTCTGACCACATTCACATCTCTATCCCACTCCCCTCTGATTCTCCTCTGAAAACTGCCACCAGCGTCCCCGTCTGGAGGTTTGATGACAGGACAGGTAAATCACTGAGAATATTTGTTAATTGTACATAACAGCAAAGCTTATAGGACTCAACCAGCAAGCAGCTCtgtatttaaaggaaaagttcacccaaaaatgaaaagtgttcaTTTACTCTCTGTTAGCTCTAATGGGAAATGATTTTAATCCAAGCGGCTTAGTCTATGGCCGCCTAATCCCAGCTAACATTAACCCAGTAAGTAAATTAATGATTGGTCAGGGGAGCTATCAAGACCCCCACAGTCAACGCTGTTTGGGTAACATTTCAACAGATGCATATTGAAAGGCATTCAaaattgttgtgtttgtttttcaatgcaTTGTTGTCGAAGGCAGAATCTAATAAAgtattaaaagaaaattaataGATATATGTAGATGCAGAAATATACTACACTTGTGTTCTGTGTACTCCTCATTCCCGCTCATGCAGTCTGTATATGTTTAGATTTCTTCTGCACTTTGCATTAAACTggcatttgaaagaaaatgtataaaaacacccCACATTGCATGCAAGTCATAATCCGTAATAACTGTCTGTAAATCAGTTGTTCGGAAAAAACATCCATTGACATATTTGACCCTTGCTCCGATTTAAGATGGTTTGACCAGTTTGTTTAAAAGATGTTCTTTTATCATAATATCGCCCCCTAAAGGACATGAATTTGTTATTGATATGGTAAATATATAGTAAGAGGTTTAGCATATCTCTCAATTCAATCCTGAAGTCAGTCAGCACATTTGTATATAATGCATTTTTGatcttattttacataaatttatatttttttactcttaTAAGTGTTTGTTCAAGCTAAATGACACTGTAAATGAACAGGAAAAAGCCCATTTTCAGAACTGGGTTTCAAATAAGAGATCATGTAAAAGCAGAACAGAGGTCTGTAGTCTTGCGAGGTGGGAAGTTGTgaacttgtgttgtgttttgtccaTGTGATGGTCAGATGTACTAATGTGGTCTAAAACTACAAAAGACTCTATTGTCAATGGCTGTGCTCTGTATAATGTGGAAAAGTGAATGCTGGGAATAAGAGGAAATCACCCCGAGTTATGTTTCATTCAAGTTATACAACACAAATAcagtagggctgcaacaacgaatcgataaaatcgataaaaatcgattagtaaaaaagttgtcaacgaatttcattatcgattcgttgtgtcgcgcgacgcggagacgtttggttattaaaaaaaaaactttatttgagcgcggagcgaagtgaacacactcggtctctctcgcgcactgatgctagcagagtttggCTCGtcatatacagggcggagcaaaaataaaaaaacgagcggaggaaagatacatgacggaggcagagaaatcagcgcgacccaagtcatcataggtgcgggagcatttcacactacataaacagaaaaactgttaactacaaaatatgcaaaagcgacatggcacgggagcaccacggcaatgatccagcacctgaaactcaaacatgtttgagtctgtgatgaggaggaagggagttcaacagcaggttaagtcactacagaatcatacttttgttccgtttcgaagtgaagaacgtaatgtcccgggtgctggtgtttactcgttatccagcttgacaagcatcacaagttagcattagctggttaataacagtataatcaggggtggtatagttactttgcgctttgcattgtaagactaaagacacgtttttattcactcgccttttttggaccattcatttatcaatctgttgtcatgtatagctacactgcaaaacttccttagtaattttgtctaatttccagtccaaatatctaaaaaatcttaaatcaagattactagacaagaaaattaattgatgcttaaaacttctgtttgaaattatatctcattaagattatttttgtaccccattggcagataatttttcttgctttaagcaaacaatcacttcatTTGAGgttgtttttcagaaaacaagacataatttcttatgctttttcatgtgtctagtacatgtttcttgatataagattttttttaaatttggactgacaacaggacaaaactactaagttagaaaagcaatttttgcagtgtatattctgtgctttctcccatataggttattattgacaaatatatttgtgtgtgttgtactttttaatttaattttaaagttcttttatagctcttggttatcttaagctttgttaaaatgtggtgtataaatgaagcttgcacttactacaatgatggtagtaattgaatgaataagcttcaagtgaatttgagagagagagtgtgtgtgtgtgtgtcagtgtttgtcagtgtgtgcgtctgcgagtgtgtgcatctgcgagtgtctgtctgcagtgtagtgtagagaacaagttcttacattcaaacctaatcctgttaagttttctgatttgtattgttctttagtttttataaattatttattgttctggcagctcaggtggcacttttattaaaaaaaagtctatatatttggcagatgtaaagcatacatgtgtatgttttttgtgttagtccatttttatttgattttattatttttataacagctcagggatgttcaaggagcaacatgtttgtgcactttctaaagattttagttctgtttttgaaatgaatgcttttcttggtttttgtttttatccgattcatcgattaatcggaAAAATTacttacagattaatcgattattaaaataatcgttagttgcagccctaaaaTACAGTTTCGTCCACTTCGCCTACACTTTATCTAAAACGATCCcgattatgatttttttagcCATGTGGTTCTTGGAGGGATTATTGTTGGAAAGCCCCCTATTTTGAAGCACAGGCCTCCCTGCTGAGCTAAGCACATAGCGCCTCCTAGTGTGCATAGGTAGACATTGCATACTGCgatgctttgtttttgtgtgtagaGCATTGCTGAAGACATTAGAAGTATTAGACAtttatttcagaataaaaaagatctagtaaatgtttgtttacattatgattatattttagaaaatgtttttttggtctTAATACAGTCACACATCAACACAATTTCACATCATATGCTCCAGTTGTGAAAGGGAGAGCTGTGCGGGGAGACCTTTGTTATCGTATTTGTCAGAGTTTACCCTGTCAGGACACATTAACTCTCTGTCTGTCCTAAGGGGCTTTCTCAAAAATCGTGCCACACATTGCCTTACCCCTGTGCTCCATATTCCATTACTCCCATGGAATAATACTGAATGGTTACTTAGACCAATCTCAGATCttaaatgacttttaaatgGAGAAAATCTACTGACTGTGTAATTTGGCAAGGTTGGGGTTTAATCTGTCCCTGGCACGCTGCCCAATcacatttaatcacattttgtATAAACTGAAGCAAGATCTCATTGTATTTATCCATGTCtgttaattttgtaataaagaCCCAGTTTGTTGCAGGTCTATGGGTTCGAAGCAGTGCTGGCTACATCAAAAAAGAGGGCACTCAGATGACATGGAGTTTCGTGGCTCCAAGTTTAGGGTACTGGCTTGCAGCATTTCCATCAACGTCAGGTGAGATCAGATGTAGTCACATggtattttatattgtatagtAATTGATTTGTGGTCTTTTTAGGCATTTCTCATTTGCCTGGTTTAAAGAGACCTGaattttttgttaaagggaCTGGTATGAATTCCTCTGGTTTAAGAGACATCACAACTTACCACACCATCTTCTTGCTTGCAATTTTGGGTGCCATGGCCCTGTTAGTGCTCATCCTGCTGTGTTTGCTACTGTACTACTGCAGGTATGtgctcaatgtgtgtgtttgagtgacaAAGTGACTCTTGGGTGAGAGAAAAGATCACTCTTTTAGGCTTGGCCTGATTAAGCCATGTCAAGATATTTGTATGAACAGAAACACCAAGATGAAGAAGAAGCATTTCTCTGCATTTTCATCTAATACATTTTcgccagtaatgtttttattaatctataaaaaatattatgaatatacAGCTGCggcaaaaactttttttatttgtgtatttactatTTACTGTATAGGTATGTATTTAGGtaaatttatcatttttgtttcattctgtgaacaacacaatattgtttctaattgcatttatttgcagaaaatgaaaactagggaaacctgtcaaaataacagaaaagatactcagtatttttcagacctctaATACTGCAATGAAAACAATTTCATTCATATTCACTCTCAAGCTAGTTATGCATTTgggagatgcttttatccaaagctacttacattgtttttgttatacatttgtttctgactatgtgcaatcccctggggtcGAACttatgaccttggcattgctagtgctaTGCTCTAACCATTGAGCCACAGAAAAACTTTGTACATGTATTAAGGAAAACtatcaaaactatttttatgtgataacctccatctttataataatttaatatatttttaacatgctgttagtctttcacattgcttttggatgactttgtcactcctgagatttgattttgttgaaattcaacagacactggacggTAATGATTGCAATGCAACTAGCAATGCtgattcaattaaaatgtttgtctcttaatttttttcctagctttataatatttattaattattgaaTCGTCAATAGTAAAATTGTAACTTTTTTTCAGAAGGAGATGTCTGAAACCTCGACAGCACCGTCGAAAAGTGCATCTCTCTTCCACTCTGGAAAGCTCAAAGAGAGACCAGGGCACATCCACCTCCCACCTCAATCTCATCAGCAGCGGACACATGGAGACAACATCTTCCGCCGCCGACCCTGAAGGCATCAAATCCGTCCTTTCCTCTGATCGTGATGTGCACAGCTCAAGAGAAGACTTCTTCAGATACAGCCTCGCCCAGAAACAGAGCGACATCAAGAAAGGCGAAAGCTTCCATATGAAGGCTACTCGATCTACTCACACAGGAACCCGAGACCCGCTCTTACAAGACGACTACAGCAGAAGTTACAGCTCTGCTGAAGACTCTGAAGAACGCAGATACCATAATGCTAAAGACAACCAAGGTTATTCATCAGACCCACCTTCACCACCTCCTCTTTTTCCACCTTTCGTCGGCCACTATCAAGATCACAGTCGAGACAGCAATCCTCCGGAGTATTACATATCCCAGACAGGCGATCACCTTAGTCGGCCGAGTTCTGTGAACACGCAGCCTGGCCAGCTGATCTTCTGTCACTCCATGGAACAGATGAAGGAGAGCATGTACCATAGCATGGTGCCCACATTGGTCATCCCGGCTCATTACATGCATATGTCCTCAGACCTGTCAGCTGTGGAGCAAGCAATGGAAAGGCAGCAACAGCTGCAGCACGATATGGAGGGCATCCAGGTTAGCATGACACTACCACAGCAACAGAGTCAACACCAGAAGCAACAGCAGCAACAACAGGCCAAGCAAGAGAAGGCGACGGAAGAGTCAAACCAGCAGGCCGCGGGGCCGCCAGACCAGAACTGGGAAAGCGAGCAATCGGCTTCTCCAGTCCGCATCCCCGTTTTATTCAACGATTCTACAATCGCGCAAATGAATGGAGAGCTGCAGACTATAACTGAGAAGAAACTACTGGAGCTTGGGGTAAAGCCATCCCCCCGTGCCTGGTTCGTTTCCCTCGACGGACGTGCAAACTCTCTAGTTAGACACTCCTACATAGAGCTGGGAAATGAATCTTTGCGTGCACCTGCGTCCACCAGCAGTCTACCCCAGGAGCACCGTGCAGAAAGTTTTGGAAAATCAACTAAGCGGAAAGTAAAAGAGGAGAGCAGAGCAGGTGAAAGAAAGGCTCACAGTAAGATTTATTCCAAGCTTCCGGTTATAGACATGCCAGACTCGAGCAGCGAGAGCCATTCTGCCACATACTCGCCTGAGGAGAACTCCACAGCCCCACTGCTCGACGAGACCTCTCAGACAAGAGGCGGGACCTTTCCCCGTAAAGGACGCAGTCGTGACAACAGCACCCGCAGTAGCGCCAGCGAGGTCCAGAAAGATTCTGTCACCAGCCCGGACGACGACAATGAAGCGGACGACATGGATGATGACGGAGAGAACAAAAAGAGCCCCTGGCAAAAGCGAGAAGAGAGACCCCTCATAGTGTTCAACGTCAAGTAAATCGCTCATCACTATCCAGATCTGTATCATCCTGACCTTGAGACGAGTCCTCACTAAAGATGAGTTTAAACGATTCAGAACAAGCACAAGAAAGGACATGGCAATTACCTGAGGGATTAGGTTCCAAGCATCCAGACTAGGCACTACGAAGAAGCACCAAAAGATGCTTGTTAAGAAGAAACGGATGAATTCTGACTACTCAGATGTCCTTCAGATAGATTAGACTCTTGCTATGTAGAAAATGATATCTGTTGTTGTTCTGGTACCGGTTCCTCAGACCAGGGAACCAGTGATTGCAAGATCAAGATGCTTTGTAAATCTCCTTTAGTGATGCCCACTTTTTGTAAGAATGACCATGAGCCATTTTAAGACAGACTTTGGTGAGCAATCCACAAGccttaaaaagctttttttcttcagtgaaaGAGATATTGATGAAAAAGTTTCCCATGAATGGCAAAAGGGTGTTTTGAGTTTTTATAGATTTTCAATatagtttagttttattgtagtgatggattttacttaatttttatttgttcgTGGCTATTTACTAGAGCTGAACCACTAAGATGTGTGGGTAAACTACACTTCACAACTGGGAGAGAA
This region of Triplophysa dalaica isolate WHDGS20190420 chromosome 7, ASM1584641v1, whole genome shotgun sequence genomic DNA includes:
- the fam171a2a gene encoding protein FAM171A2, which codes for MRPPRASRSFLLFLFLCDAWRTLAKSLPTQTAVEVLVRVQVFDNSDLSPLKDTTVQVYGNQTILASSLAGEDGIVTLNFLYRPGTWVIVTATKHGFVTNSAPWHASRIPLYASISLYLLPQRPATLLLYDDVVQLLLGSPGSRRQPWVQLQRKAIRPTLNTSQIALTALLTASRSQYELGGFPYPLALETNSTGSNSSWVELTAIVAMCAQLTGPNDTEVHVSDHIHISIPLPSDSPLKTATSVPVWRFDDRTGLWVRSSAGYIKKEGTQMTWSFVAPSLGYWLAAFPSTSGTGMNSSGLRDITTYHTIFLLAILGAMALLVLILLCLLLYYCRRRCLKPRQHRRKVHLSSTLESSKRDQGTSTSHLNLISSGHMETTSSAADPEGIKSVLSSDRDVHSSREDFFRYSLAQKQSDIKKGESFHMKATRSTHTGTRDPLLQDDYSRSYSSAEDSEERRYHNAKDNQGYSSDPPSPPPLFPPFVGHYQDHSRDSNPPEYYISQTGDHLSRPSSVNTQPGQLIFCHSMEQMKESMYHSMVPTLVIPAHYMHMSSDLSAVEQAMERQQQLQHDMEGIQVSMTLPQQQSQHQKQQQQQQAKQEKATEESNQQAAGPPDQNWESEQSASPVRIPVLFNDSTIAQMNGELQTITEKKLLELGVKPSPRAWFVSLDGRANSLVRHSYIELGNESLRAPASTSSLPQEHRAESFGKSTKRKVKEESRAGERKAHSKIYSKLPVIDMPDSSSESHSATYSPEENSTAPLLDETSQTRGGTFPRKGRSRDNSTRSSASEVQKDSVTSPDDDNEADDMDDDGENKKSPWQKREERPLIVFNVK